In Musa acuminata AAA Group cultivar baxijiao chromosome BXJ2-3, Cavendish_Baxijiao_AAA, whole genome shotgun sequence, the following proteins share a genomic window:
- the LOC103976898 gene encoding protein SMAX1-like, with protein sequence MRTEVATIQQMLTPEAAAVLMRSVEEARRRRHGQTTPLHVAANLLAAPSGLLRRACAVSHPLLSSSSHPLHCRALELCFSVALDRLPASASSSSADAEQPPLSNALVAAVKRAQAHQRRGCPEQQQQQPPLLAVKVELGHLVVSVLDDPSVSRVMREAGFSSPAVKAAIEHSLFSDSDAAAASPSLPGTRNVYISPRLQQKQGRSRPDAKKREEVKKVLDIMTRVKKRNPVLVGDFEAASVMEEVLTMIEKEELGMDNPATLRLAQVVSLEKEFSSSERSLIPRKINELYGTLEHVIRARSTNGGMAGLVLDLGDLKWLVESPGGSGASSVQQMARAALTEMGRLLSKLREGDGSRGRVWVVGTATCATYLRCQVYHPTMEGDWDLQAVPIPPRSPPMAGLFPRSGGNDSASSSIMAAGTAAIVLTRPLESSSCSQPAALCQLCMAGYQHELAKLVPNESEGRSSKPGQQSKGSLPRWLQIAVPSRTPASDHHLQIEEQELLQKEKAEELLRKWCGRCTRLHMNLRANVITSGRTPAPSLPMLSSRSCTILPQQHLEPTPTRNDGDGSLKPNSLEDHISPVKTDLVLGLSRPLSAPLQKPHGERTVALSKRSWDQFSDQRSKTITGIPDADSLKRISNGLTKAVSWQPEAASAIAAAVVRFKSGNGKRRSVGARAGSWLLFTGPDKVGKRKMAAALSELMFNAAPVRINLGSPSSADGDDGEMDVKTLLDQIAEAIQQNPCSIIVLEDIDHADDLVRGTIKRAIESGRLLDSRGREVSHGGIIFILISDRWPDNLRNSEDCHLQCRGWQLELSFGEKSRKRHPDPPLKNEQPPKQRKQSCSQGLSLDLNLAVSEDDDDGEEGSWNSSDLTVEHEHKYGQLAVDCPTSSSNASELIDIVDEAIVFNPVDFSTLKKTLSESISSTFTRIMGTGRPLRIDEEALDRIVGGVWQSGATTVFDEWTDRVLVPSINQLRSNSEVNNRSTVRLSSVKANNDTNKGGCAGNWLPSSVSIAIHGA encoded by the exons ATGAGGACGGAGGTGGCGACGATACAGCAGATGCTGACGCCGGAGGCGGCAGCGGTTTTGATGCGGTCTGTCGAGGAAGCGCGCCGCCGACGCCATGGCCAGACGACGCCGCTCCACGTGGCAGCCAACCTCCTCGCAGCTCCCTCGGGGCTCCTCCGCCGAGCCTGCGCCGTCTCCCACCCGCTCCTGTCTTCCTCCTCCCACCCCCTTCATTGCCGGGCCCTCGAACTCTGCTTCTCCGTCGCGCTCGATCGCCTCCCGGCTAGTGCCAGTTCAAGCAGCGCCGACGCCGAGCAGCCGCCACTCTCCAACGCGCTGGTTGCGGCAGTCAAGCGCGCCCAGGCCCACCAGCGCCGTGGGTGCcccgagcagcagcagcagcagcccccGCTGCTCGCCGTCAAGGTCGAGCTCGGCCACCTCGTCGTCTCTGTTCTTGATGATCCCTCCGTCAGCCGCGTCATGCGCGAGGCCGGCTTCTCGAGCCCCGCCGTGAAAGCTGCCATCGAGCACTCGCTCTTCTCCGATTCTGACGCTGCCGCCGCTTCGCCGAGCCTTCCGGGCACGAGGAACGTATACATCAGTCCTCGGTTGCAGCAGAAACAGGGGAGGAGCAGGCCGGACgcaaagaagagggaggaggtcAAGAAGGTGTTGGACATAATGACGAGGGTGAAGAAGAGGAACCCGGTTCTCGTCGGCGACTTCGAGGCAGCGTCGGTGATGGAGGAGGTGCTAACGATGATCGAAAAGGAGGAGCTCGGCATGGACAACCCGGCAACATTACGTTTGGCTCAAGTCGTGTCCTTGGAGAAGGAATTCTCGTCTTCGGAACGAAGCTTGATACCCAGAAAGATCAACGAATTATATGGCACTTTGGAACACGTGATTCGTGCTCGCTCCACCAATGGTGGCATGGCAGGTCTAGTTCTCGATCTGGGGGACTTGAAATGGCTTGTGGAGAGCCCCGGCGGATCCGGTGCAAGCTCGGTTCAGCAGATGGCCCGCGCCGCACTGACGGAGATGGGGCGGCTACTGTCCAAGCTCCGAGAAGGCGACGGAAGCAGAGGCCGAGTTTGGGTGGTCGGGACTGCGACATGCGCGACGTATCTGAGATGCCAAGTCTACCACCCGACGATGGAGGGAGACTGGGACCTCCAGGCCGTGCCCATCCCGCCGAGGTCGCCACCGATGGCCGGCTTGTTCCCAAG GTCCGGAGGCAATGACAGCGCAAGCAGCTCGATCATGGCAGCTGGTACCGCTGCCATCGTCCTGactcgaccattggaaagcagcaGTTGCTCGCAGCCGGCAGCTTTGTGCCAACTTTGCATGGCGGGCTATCAGCATGAGCTTGCCAAGCTCGTACCAAACGAATCAGAGGGCCGCTCTTCAAAGCCCGGACAGCAGTCAAAGGGAAGTCTACCCCGGTGGTTGCAGATCGCGGTTCCCAGCAGGACACCCGCATCCGATCACCACCTTCAG ATCGAGGAGCAGGAGCTTCTTCAGAAGGAAAAGGCTGAAGAGTTGCTGAGGAAATGGTGTGGCAGATGCACTCGCCTCCACATGAATCTTCGTGCAAATGTTATCACCTCTGGAAGAACTCCGGCCCCAAGTCTTCCGATGCTAAGCTCAAGAAGCTGCACCATTCTTCCACAGCAGCATCTCGAACCAACTCCAACTCGAAATGACGGTGATGGCAGTCTGAAGCCGAACTCACTGGAAGACCATATAAGCCCGGTGAAGACAGACCTTGTTCTGGGGCTCTCGCGGCCTCTCAGTGCCCCATTGCAGAAACCCCATGGCGAGCGCACGGTGGCCTTGTCGAAGAGATCTTGGGATCAATTTAGTGACCAACGAAGCAAAACAATCACAGGTATTCCAGATGCTGATTCCCTGAAGAGGATCTCTAATGGCCTGACCAAGGCCGTCAGCTGGCAGCCGGAGGCCGCCTCTGCCATCGCCGCTGCAGTGGTGCGATTCAAGTCCGGGAATGGTAAGCGGCGCAGCGTTGGGGCCAGGGCTGGTTCATGGCTGCTCTTCACTGGACCCGATAAGGTTGGGAAGAGGAAGATGGCTGCTGCCCTGTCGGAGCTCATGTTCAACGCTGCACCGGTCAGAATCAATCTCGGTAGCCCATCGTCTGCTGATGGTGATGATGGAGAAATGGATGTCAAGACTTTGCTGGACCAAATCGCTGAGGCCATCCAGCAGAATCCCTGCTCCATAATTGTGCTCGAAGACATCGATCATGCCGACGATCTCGTAAGGGGGACTATCAAGCGTGCCATCGAAAGCGGTCGACTCCTGGATTCTCGTGGCCGGGAGGTCAGCCATGGCGGCATCATCTTCATCCTCATTTCAGATCGGTGGCCTGACAATCTCAGGAACTCAGAGGACTGCCATCTCCAATGCAGAGGGTGGCAACTGGAGCTCTCGTTCGGGGAAAAGAGCAGGAAGCGACATCCCGATCCGCCATTGAAGAATGAGCAGCCGCCGAAACAGAGAAAGCAGTCTTGCAGTCAGGGCCTTTCTCTCGATTTGAATTTGGCTGTCagcgaagatgatgatgatggcgaAGAGGGTTCGTGGAATTCCAGTGACCTCACAGTGGAGCACGAGCACAAGTACGGGCAGCTCGCCGTCGACTGCCCAACATCATCGTCGAATGCCTCTGAGCTAATCGATATAGTGGATGAAGCCATCGTGTTCAACCCCGTAGACTTTAGCACATTGAAGAAGACACTCTCCGAGTCGATATCCTCGACATTCACAAGAATCATGGGCACCGGTCGACCATTACGGATCGATGAGGAGGCACTCGATCGAATAGTTGGCGGGGTTTGGCAAAGCGGAGCCACCACGGTGTTCGACGAATGGACCGACAGGGTACTGGTGCCAAGCATCAATCAACTGAGGAGCAATTCAGAGGTCAACAACCGATCTACGGTACGGCTATCATCGGTGAAGGCGAACAACGATACAAACAAGGGAGGCTGCGCCGGGAATTGGCTGCCGAGCTCCGTCAGCATCGCCATACATGGAGCTTGA
- the LOC135606938 gene encoding cyclic nucleotide-gated ion channel 17-like: protein MFGSRRVDDEMEVKKERAVRFYPNDKQNPAKSTYQGLKPDGYISSRVGNFNTGKSIVFAEDHEPWRKRILDPGSDIALKWNRIFLISSLVTLFIDPLYFYLPKVELETSNNSTCMKMDENVSVAVTIFRTLADLFYILHIVIKFRTAYVAPSSRVFGRGELVMDPKRIAMRYLKSDFIIDLAAALPLPQILIWSVIRNSGADHNNNALALIVLVQYIPRLYLIFPLSCQIVKADGVVTKTAWAGAAYNLLLYMIASHVLGASWYLLSVERQTTCWKSECMKENGTDGPSCVPSFLDCSSFNESVHHNWANLTNVFHNCDPSNDNITFKYGIFESALTNGALSTAFIKKYFYCLWWGLQNLSSYGQTLTTSTFIGETLFAILIAILGLVLFAHLIGNMQTYLQSITVRLEEWRLKRRDTEEWMRHRQLPHDLRDRVRRFVQYKWLATRGVDEESILQALPADLRRDIQRHLCLDLVRRVPFFSQMDDQLLDAICERLVSSLCTEGTYIVREGDPVTEMLFIIRGRLESSTTNGGRTGFFNSIALRPGDFCGEELLAWALLPKVTVNLPSSTRTVRALVEVEAFALRAEDLKFVANQFRRLHSRKLQHTFRLHSHHWRTWAACFIEAAWRRYKRRKMAKDLSMRESFNSQTDEQTAEETVLEEDEVNTYSTSTSQPKQNLGATILASKFAATTRKGAQKIKLQKPEEPDFSTDPYD, encoded by the exons ATGTTTGGGTCGAGGAGGGTTGACGACGAGATGGAAGTTAAGAAGGAGCGGGCCGTAAG GTTCTATCCTAATGACAAGCAAAACCCAGCTAAATCCACGTACCAAGGACTGAAGCCTGATGGTTACATATCCAGTAGAGTTGGTAATTTCAACACCGGGAAGTCCATAGTATTTGCCGAGGACCACGAGCCTTGGAGGAAGCGCATACTTGATCCAGGAAGTGACATTGCATTGAAATGGAATCGGATTTTCCTCATCTCAAGCTTGGTCACTCTGTTCATAGATCCATTGTATTTCTATTTGCCTAAAGTTGAACTCGAGACAAGCAACAATAGTACATGTATGAAGATGGATGAGAACGTAAGTGTAGCTGTGACCATTTTCCGGACGCTTGCTGATCTATTTTACATACTACACATAGTGATAAAGTTTCGGACTGCATATGTGGCCCCAAGCTCAAGAGTGTTTGGACGAGGGGAGCTTGTTATGGACCCTAAAAGAATTGCTATGAGATATCTGAAATCAGACTTCATTATAGATCTAGCAGCTGCTCTTCCTCTGCCGCAG ATTCTTATTTGGTCGGTTATTAGGAACTCAGGAGCTGATCATAACAATAATGCCCTTGCTTTGATTGTTCTTGTACAATACATACCAAGGCTTTATCTCATATTTCCTTTAAGTTGTCAAATAGTCAAAGCTGATGGTGTTGTCACGAAAACTGCTTGGGCTGGTGCTGCATATAATCTACTCCTTTACATGATTGCTAGTCAT GTTTTAGGAGCTTCATGGTACTTACTGTCAGTTGAACGTCAGACAACAtgttggaaatcagaatgcatgaAGGAAAATGGCACTGATGGGCCATCTTGTGTTCCTAGTTTTTTGGATTGTAGCTCCTTCAATGAATCAGTTCATCACAATTGGGCTAACCTTACAAATGTGTTCCACAATTGTGATCCTAGCAATGATAATATCACTTTCAAGTATGGTATTTTTGAAAGTGCATTAACAAATGGAGCTCTCTCTACAGCTTTCATCAAAAAGTACTTCTATTGTCTTTGGTGGGGTTTGCAAAACCTGAG TTCCTATGGTCAGACTTTGACAACAAGCACTTTCATTGGGGAGACATTGTTTGCTATACTCATCGCTATTCTTGGACTAGTTCTATTTGCACACTTGATCGGAAATATGCAG ACATATCTGCAATCCATAACTGTAAGACTTGAAGAGTGGAGACTGAAGCGGAGAGATACAGAAGAGTGGATGAGGCATCGCCAACTTCCTCATGATCTGCGGGATAGGGTTAGACGATTTGTTCAATATAAATGGCTTGCTACACGTGGAGTGGATGAAGAATCTATATTGCAGGCTTTACCTGCAGATCTTCGTCGAGATATCCAACGTCATCTATGTTTGGATCTTGTTCGACGG GTCCCTTTTTTCTCACAGATGGATGATCAACTTCTAGATGCCATATGTGAGCGTCTCGTATCCTCTTTATGCACAGAAGGCACCTACATTGTTCGAGAAGGCGATCCTGTGACGGAAATGCTTTTCATTATCCGTGGCAGATTGGAGAGCTCTACTACTAATGGAGGTCGAACAGGTTTCTTCAATTCCATAGCACTCAGACCTGGTGATTTCTGCGGTGAGGAACTGCTTGCTTGGGCTCTTCTTCCAAAGGTCACGGTGAACTTGCCTTCCTCCACAAGAACTGTAAGAGCACTTGTCGAAGTCGAGGCCTTTGCTTTACGGGCAGAGGACCTCAAGTTTGTTGCAAATCAATTTCGGCGTCTCCACAGCAGAAAGCTGCAGCATACTTTCCGGTTACATTCTCATCACTGGAGAACATGGGCTGCCTGCTTCATTGAGGCAGCTTGGCGCCGCTACAAGAGGAGAAAGATGGCAAAGGATTTGAGCATGAGAGAGTCATTCAACTCCCAGACAGATGAGCAGACTGCTGAGGAGACAGTGCTGGAAGAAGATGAAGTAAACACATATTCCACAAGTACTTCTCAACCAAAACAAAATCTTGGGGCCACAATTCTAGCTTCTAAGTTTGCTGCAACCACTAGAAAGGGAGCTCAGAAGATCAAGTTACAGAAGCCAGAGGAGCCCGACTTCTCCACAGACCCTTATGATTAG